In Cydia amplana chromosome 5, ilCydAmpl1.1, whole genome shotgun sequence, the genomic window attgcggaccattgaggttacaacaattaagtcgaccgatcaaataccgcaatggaatgaaactcgcatgcgagttctggcaccgtctaaatgagtcctTAGTCTAGCAGTACAAAGTCACATCCTAAAATGAAAGTCATTATCTGAAATAGACTAGTGGGCCTAATTGTGGTAGTAAAACGGGCACTATAAGGTCTATAAGAAGCCCGGCTAATCCTCGACAGCGTTACCGCAGTAATCCGGAGGGCTAACGTGGAGTGATTTGTGTTCGAGCGGGTCGCAGGCTGGGCAGGTAATCGTGTGATTTGCATAATCTGCCGACTGTCTGTGTCAAACTTTACTGTTTGCTTATCAAACATTTGACTAAACGTCAACGTATTATACTGCTGTTGCTTTCTTGAATTAGCGACCGAACATCGTCATCAAGTGTGGAGGCTAGTTACTTCTTTGGAGGGGCCATTTGATGGAGTAGCGACGATTATGCAGCAGAAGGCGGAAAAGGGTCCAAAATGTTCTACACACGCCCTTATTCTTACAAAGTTGTTTTCAGGACATTCTTAACACCTatcctgctgctgactgtacattaataTACAAACACCTAATTATTTCTTTATCTAAATAAGAAGGTACACAGTCACAGCCTGAAAAGAAAGTCAAAACTAATGGGTCCAAGTGCGTTATGTAACACGCCGGATTAATTGACACACAGCGTTACTGCTGTAATCCGGAGAGATAACGGGCAGTGATTTGTGCGACTCAAGGGTCACGAGTTAGGCAGTGAATCGTGCGGTGCATATCGAAGATCTCTACTCAAATTTCACTGTTCCCCAAGCAAACACCTCAATTATCAGCGACATCTAGCCGAATGAAattcagtttttagggttccgtacccaaagggtaaaaacgggaccctattactaagactccgctgtccgtccgtccgtccgtccgtctgtcaccaggctgtatctcacgaaccgtgatagctagacagttgaaattttcacagatgatgtatttctgttgccgctataacaacaaatactaaaaacagaataaaataaaaatgtaagtggggctcccatacaacaaacgtgatttttgaccgaagttaagcaacgtcgggcggggtcagtacttggatgggtgaccgtttttttgcttgttttgctctattttttgttgatggtgcggaaccctccgtgcgcgagtccgactcgcacttagccggttttttttttcattgcatTATGGTATTAAATAGCGTCGTAGTATAAATGAAAGCCACGGGTTGTAGTAATAAATAACcaatataattaatttgatCAACAATgtacaataaatatcaataattatCAAGACAACATTCTCGCTCGAAGTCAAGTACAAAAGTGAGGCGCGCCGGTCTTCTCCCTTCCATCACAACTTGGTGGCGTGAGAACCCGTCGGCCCACTCTGCTCGCTCGGATGTGACGTCAACCGACGTCATCAAGTGCTGCCACCTCGCGGCGACAACATCAGCTATGTTAAGTTTGGTTGGCTGATGTGTGGAACTGAGACatttaaaatctaaattatataggtaagGTGTTATTGTTTTGATTAGGTTTTTGAGCGAGTTTAGAACGATTTCTATGCACATGTATGGAGATACAACTGtcaataagtaggtatctacaaAAGTTGGTATTATGTATTTACATGTGTGGATATTTTTGCAACACAAAATATCTACTCCAGTTATATTCTTAAACTTTAGAATTTGTTATCATCATGCCGATCATTAAAGCTTTAGGATATGAAATGTTTTCCGCCACAAATGCACCGAGAGTAAAATTGTATTGTTCTTCTGAAATACTACCTACAGTCGAGCTGCCCCTTTGTTTTGATCCAATAATAGCACAGAAAAGCTATTGGCTTTAAGCTGCAATTAGTCTTACCGCGCCGTCTTTATTGCCGATAACTATAGGTTTTAGCTTTTTCGAGAATTGACGAGGTCTAGGAAAATGCGTCGTCGTTTTATAGttgatatttttgagtatacgGCCCCACTACGTATAATagctctttatttatttatttttgtagtgACCTGTGACACAAAATTATACTGTGATTTTAATTGATGTACTTATTGCTcttattttttgatatattggttaattatttttgaaatgaaatgaaatgaaatttattaatgTATGTTGAGAAAGGGTTACATATTAAGCTTAAATTAATTGCTACTCTAGTAGTCTCACCAGACTCTACATTTTTTAGGCGTACAATACATTTCACACACAATCACATTATACAAtatcaatttaaaatatttataactaacttaaataaataaaacacacaaCAATATTAAACATTATATAAAGGACACTAAGAGTCATTGGTGTATATTTAGGAATAATTCATTCAGTCGTTTTCAATGTAGAGCAGTTCCAAATCAACACTTAATTGTGAAATCATTGcacattttctaataatttgctAATCCAAATGTGAAGTAAAATTTATATAGTGtgttatatatataaatatatatatatatatacctatattattgtaATCTAGTCGcaaagctctttcatttgataccccACATAGTATGTTTAAATGAAAAATGTGTTTCTATGTACCgccgactttatgacgtcatAGTTATTCTACCACCATCGTTTTCACGCACGTTAGCTCAAATATTTGTGTTTAGGACatcatactgaatgcactgacaATAAATATACCCACATCCGAGATGACTTGGACGGAAAGTAACCTGAAACCTTATTATGTAAAAGGAAGATCCGTTGAGTGATTGATTGTTCGTAAAAGTACTGCGTATTATTAAGTTAGGAAGTACTTTTTTGttacataaattaaattttgaatatatttaacCGAATTATGTTGCTCTTCCATCAAAACCTTTTATTTAAGGAAAAGTGAACCGGTGGTTTCCGGGAACTAAAATAATAGACATGCCTATAAAAGCTTACAGTCTCGAAGCTTCTGAGAAAATGGAAGTCGGGcgcttaatttaaatttattatttttgttttgctcGCCAGACACAGAGCAACATTAAAATACTTTTTGGATAAATTTtgtacaaacacaaaacacagtAATCGTACTTCGCTATGAAACTTAATCTAAGATAACACGAAACAACTTCAACAAGGCGAGCGAAGTTTCTCACCTTTGATGTTACGTTTTTAAAGTATATCAAATCACGAGCAGCCCGTTTGAAGTATTCCTTTGATTTCTACAAAGTTTCTCAACCATAGTCTTTCTGTttaaaggtctctgcccactacaccgtatcataccatgaccgtgctatgaacgtgtcaggcaaaaaaaaatatctttgtattaaaaagtatgagactatgcccactagcccgttccgtcaccgaccatacccgtagcgtgccatgcacggaccgtCAAAAATTGTCGGCGAGGATATTTTGCCCGTGCCGAAACGCTCCGGCCATGGCACGCAACGCTGCCAGAACGGTGCGTGCAGGCGGCGAAACGTTGAACATACTGGTTATTACCGCCTATGGTGACCGTTCTAAGCCCGTTATAAACGCGTTGCCGTATCTGTTGTTCGCTCTTGCCAGTATGATAACCATTCGCTGGCTCTTTCTGACGAGTCTGGCTCTCGAGATTAAAACGCGGGTACTAAGGGGATGAAACGCGGATGCCACGGGGATTATAGGCGGATGCTATGGGGATGATACACGGTTACTACGGGCACTAAACCTGTTATATACGGATATGAAACAATGTggacacggtgtagtgggcatagtagtccgtGTCGCGTTACATTTCGTGCCTGGTAtgttcatagcacggtcatggtatgatacggtgtagtgggcagagaccttaagGGCATCTTGGCTGACTCGACCATCGCAAATTGCGACATGACAAACAACATCGATTCGGCCGCGCCGAGAGAGGTAAACTTCAATAAACACTTAATCTCCATTAACACAAATTGAGTAGGATACTCATGGCGGCAAGAACGACAAAATTCTGAATAATGGATGAGAACGGCGGGTCTCGTGTGACCTCTGCCCTATTTAGTAGCGGAGTGTCCAAGTGGACTAACTAACCAAGCGACCCATTAGGGCCATCATTTCCGATTTTAGTCCAGGCATCACTTCTTTGATGTCATCACTTCGTCTTTCACATACACATATAAATGTACTTCCCACtgtaggtttttagggttccgtacccaaagggtaaaaacgggaccctattactaagactccgctgtccgtccgtctgtcaccaggctgtatctcacgaaccgtgacagctagatagttgaaattttcatatgcagatgatgtatttctgttgccgctataacaacaaatactaaaaacagaataaaataaagatttaagtggggctcccatacaacaaacgagatttttgaccgaagttaagcaacgtcgggcggggtcagtacttggatgggtgaccgtttttttgcttgttttgctctattttttgttgatgcggaaccctccgtgcgcgagtccgactcgcacttggccggtttttcgtaAATGTTTCCTATTTTGTGTAGGTGAGTAGGTATTTGTGGATGATCTTTGATTACGAATTATGTAACTTTTAGGGTCGGTTGCGCCAAAccgcctgtcaccgttaaagcgttcgctaaatttgtattgtatgggaattttcatagtctctgccgagtgatgttgatcagtctgtcaaatgtggttggtgcaactggcccttagtcttagtatcttttatttttataagtaatgtTATTTTGTACGATATTACCCTACTTACCTATGTTTAATTAGAAAATACTACAGTTAATAAACTACAGTCAATCACAGGATATTTACAATGTAAAGTTGTTAGGAAGCGAGTTCTTTATATATAAACCCAGTGCaatgttaaattattaaaatgtttactCCATTAAAGATTGttcatttatgtattttatgacCTAAATAAATACCCATTTCCGCTCTCTTCTGTATCATTTCGTAAATGCAGTATTGTTCAGACTGCGTTGTTGTTGGTTGCAGCCAAATCTCGTGTGTATCAATTTATATAATAGTTGCGGAACAACCTTGACCTCGCGTGGCGGGTCGGGCTAAGCTTACTTCAGCTAGTATTACTCACACTAAGCGAGCTCACGATATGGACTGGCTTCAAGCATAGTGTTGGAGGCgcattctgattgtaataacaggttagaTCAAAGTCTTAACCTTTTATtataatcagaatacgcctcgtTTCCAATTCCACAAAGCTACAAGTTGCAGTTTTCAAGTCTACaccattaattattatttaattaacagtgttaaaaggTCCTTATTTGTGTAAGGAACTTAATTTCTTTATAGGTGCggtttatttcatatttctgtTTATGCCACTGACTTACCTTCGGCGGATTTCCTTCTCACTGATATTTTGAGCTAAATATACCTAAGGGCAATGTCATCTATCCTTCTCCTATCCTAAAAATGCATTAAATATCTACAAATGTTCGCTATGAACAAAGGTATCTTCTCTTATTGTCAGACTACGTCTTAAGCTATACGATATTAATACAATGGAAAAACAATTCAAAACTCACTAAACATTATCACTATTTATTTAAGGGCACATTTGAAATCTACAtaatgtacctaatttgtaTACGGGTTTTTATACTTTATTACAATTCTACGACATTTATGGCGTCCCGCCAATTCCTGATTGCGCAGCCTAAAAACACCCCACTGACCCCCATAATAATGGACTCggtacttaattataaaacCAGGCAATTTATTGTCAATAAGTGAAAATCTTGTCTTAAGGttagtaaaaaaccggccaagtgcgagtcggactcgcgcacgaagggttccgtaccattatctataaaaaccgcaaaaaaatcacgtttgttgtatgggtttGTCACGGTTATTGtacccttaaatatttattttattctgttttttagtatttgttgttatagcggcaacaaaaatacatcatccgtgaaaatttcaactgtctagctatcacgattcatgagatacagcctggtgaaagacggacggacggacagcgaagtcttagtaatagggtcccgttttcactcttcgggtacggaaccctaaaaagatttaTCTTGCACATGTCCTGCATATCGTTTTTTCAGACTGTAAGTTTAGGTACCCATCagttttagttaagtacatagtTTACCCTTTACGTGTCCCTGTTTGGCTCGGAGAATTTCGTAGCTTGTATGAATCACGCTATAACCATAACGCTATATCGCAAAAACAGCTGTCGTAACTCGAGAAGAAGAACTACTGTCTACTTTCAAGTTAATATGTCTAAAAAAATgtgatacatatacataaatttGCAATGGAATTGTTTTTTTGTATAATGACGCTGCAGGTTCTCGTGAAATTTAACTCGTTTATTCAGAGCAAACGCCTGGATTGCTTCAGTGCAGTCCACACCGCACTTGCATCGAGTGCGGGCTTCCGGCTCCGGTTTTATGGGCTTTTCATGTACCTGCCTCGTTAGCCCGCGCGTATATATCCATTGATGAGTTGAATGAAGGCATGAAGACTGGAAATGTTTTTGATAGCGCTCTATAGAACAATGCTTTACGTTTGGAGTGGGTATTGAAGCATTTATGTTGTTAAGTAGgttggtaggtaagtaggtaggcacTAATGttgttattactgttattagacATAGGAATGGACATaggtatatcgaccgggatatgaaccgtcattaccttttgtattgttttcgagctcccgatacttcgacgcagttacatgcatcttgttcacgggtaacggGGTAAGtatgtctagtgaaactaaccgtgaatcattcaaaactgttaattttgttattattttaattctttATTCTCGTAGGTAAAGCGATAACATTACAAAGACAGTGGACGTGAAGAATTGTAATTTGAATTGTGTGCGTTTTCTCGGTAGCCAAGTTACTTACAACTTTTGGCAGCAAAAGTATATTTAAGTATTGAATTGCCCACAGTTTTTTCCTAACCATATACTACATCTACATACCTATCCTATACCCTAGAGGTAGATGCTTTTCGTATTTATTTGCGATAGTAGGTAAATACATAGGAAAAATGTGCATCCTTCAGGGTGGCTTGAGGTGAAGTTGACTCTCGAGTGAGATGTCGTGAGCGCGAGTGCTCCGCCAATATTGACTGCGGCGGAGTGTCCCGAAACTTGCGACTTACCGCGAACTTACTGATACCTTATGAACTCGCGTTGCGCCGCCGCTCGCAGGAactgaaataaaatatcatcTAACTCGACCGTAACATACCTTCGAATTAACTTAAGTGTGGAAAGGGTTTGTTTTAGGTAGGCACCTTACAATACAAAGGCATTCCTCTGAGGAGTACGGcgttgttttataaaatatcaatgTCCAACTAAGATATACAGCATGATCAAATAATACCGGTTTTGGTATcaaagttaggtaggtaccgaATTGATTTGACaatggtgttaaataaaaataacagtcttaatatttattgtaaaattttaatagtCTAAAATTACTACATACATGACAAATAGATCTGAACACAAAAGATAACATTCATTGTTAAactaaatatcatttgataaatACAGAGCCCTCGCGGCGTGTAACTCGAATTTGAGTATGAACAACGTCGTTAAAAACTTCGGAGTTCACATAAGTATGAAAATATTCGACTCCATAGAATAATTTACCCACTTAAAGAATCAGAATCACCCGCCGCAAAGGTTATCTAAGCCCCGCACACCTCTTTCAGCCTCCGTGTTCATAAATTAATTCACTTGTGCACATCTATAACTCCAAaagattttacataaaaataatttcatcaAACATATAGATTCTTAACCTACATGATATGATTGTGAGTTCCACCAATAACATGAACATGATCACCGCTCGCTAttcttaattataattatattatagttttttattaaaataatcctGCTCACTATCTAAAGATTTATGTACGGTAGATACTAATATTAAGGGTGTGTGTATTTTGGCAATCTCAAAATTGTGTGTGATACGTATCATTAGGTATAAATGAATTCGAGTACTATGACTGATCCCTATGgctatagttataaattatagctATGCTATATTTTAAATCAATAGAATTGACTAATACCTTCGGCTATAATTAGTTCGAAGTTAAAACGAGCTAACCTATCTTAATCATCATTTCCAATTTGTTAGTTACacctaacaaaaaaaacttggcggttttttttttcaataatatacGCTAGATTTTTTAATCATTTTCATTATTAATTGAAATAACAGAATGTAGTTAATTAGTTAatctaaagattttttttttacttcgtaataaaataaacaagtacATACCTATTTCAATATGTATGTCTAACATGTAACGGCAATGAAGAACATCATGctttaacccctggagcgccccagaattaccgtagtatggaactcctatactagttactagcacacgtgtcttgttagagcgctccacgggttaaattAAGTGCACCATATCACTCTCTTGTGACAGTTTTAGAATACTAATTCTATGAATGAAATGCAGAGTGTTTACTTCTTCAGTCGTCATTCATCCACAGTATAATTCCATTTTGTGGCAGTCATTACAGTCATGtttgctaacctaacctaatatgCGGAATGGATTAAATGTTTTCATCCGATTCGGGTTAGGCAGGGGTCTTCGGGACCGCGGTCGATGCAGTGGCTCGTTGGCAGCTGAAAGTAACGGTGATTGATAATCATCTATGATTTCTCCATCATGCTCTTCGTTCTCGTGGCCTTCAAAATTATCAGTGTGGTTAAATATCTCAATTTGTGCTGGTGTCGAATCTTCTATGTTCATAGTCGTAGCAGCAGTCATATTGACAGCTTTGGTAACTTCTTCGGTGGCATTCTCATTTACTAATAACGTTGTTGTGGCTAAAGTGGCTGTCCCTGTTATCAATTCTGGTGTTGTTACTGGCGATTCGGTCACTGAAACATTTTGGTCTTTATTGGTCAACATGTGAATAGCAGTAGTTAACTCTGAGGTAGAATTCCTGACTGAATTATTTTCTACAGAAGATTGTGTTGTACTGCTTGAATTACTTATAGTCAAAACAGTGGTAGATGTTGCAGAATTATTGCTAACAGCTGGAGACGTCGTATGATTGCTACCAAACACTGTTGATAGTGTCGATGAAGGTGAAAAGTTTGCAGACTGATTATTGAAGAGTGGTACTAAAGTTGAAACTTCAAATACAATCGGAGATGAATTTTCAGCGCTCGTGTTATCATTGattagtgttattttaattatttcgtGGTTGAGCGTAACACTTGACGGTTCTTGTGGCTCATTTTCAGTAACGGGACTTGCTGTTAAAATAGGCATTTCTGTTGTTGAGGATTTCATTACAGGTTGTTTTGTGCTTGAATTCGTCATGCTGGCTACCTGTTCAGTTCTAGTTAAAGTATTTGTGTGGTTGGAATAAAATATTTGCTGACCATTCCCGGCACCCGGTTCGTTTATAATCACAGTGAGATCAATACTTGGATCCTCTTCTGAAGCAGAGTGTGAATCTGTTTGTAATTTGGTAATTGCTGTTTCAGTCACCTTTTCTGACTTTAATGGTTGTAATGTGGAAAGACTATCAAGTTTTACAGTTTTTTGTAGTTTATATGTCTTTACCTTTAGACTATCATGTTTTTCTGAGTACTTTTTGGGAACATTCGATTTTGTTTCTTTTGTCACACTGCCTATAAGTACTGGCGTATCTGTTGATTTTTGTTCTGTAATAACGTTCGTTGGGATTAGAGTAGTTGATATTACATTAGGGGTGGTATCTGGAGAAGGTGTGACACTGATATGCTCCACTATCTTATTATGGTTATATAGGCGCTGGTGTTCAGCTATTTGTTGGGCATGCTTTTCTTCTAGAGATAAAACAGTCATATCATCGCTAATTCTTGCTTTTGCCATGACAAGCGGTGGTACAAAATGATCAGTAGGCTGTGTAAATATAGTTTCTGAATTGCCCAATCGCGTCATCTCATCGTGTAAGAGCCGATGTTGATAACTCTTGTTATTCTCGATATTATGAAGATGATCCTTACCAAAAGTAGTTTCTTGGTGTTCTGGTTGTGGAATATCATTACTATGAATCGGTTCTAGATTAAATTCTTTATCTAGAGgtattctaatataattttggaTGTTCAAACTCAATTTTGTTGGTGTGGAAATTTCTGGTTGTGAATGTAAACTGAATGGAGTAGAAGTTTCAGTAATATGTGGCGGTGAATTACTTATCTCCTTTTCTTCGGTAACAATATTATCAGATGTTGATAGTTCATCTGTAGTTACTTCTTGATCAGTGAGAGTAGTGTCAGTAGCCGACCATATTGTACTGGTTGATGTCAGGCTCGGAGTAGTCGAGGGTTCATCTTCTTCGTTACAGGATAGCTCTTTCAACAGCTCCTCACGTttctgtttaaaataaataaatgtttttttaagttttggCTAAATTGCTTACCATAATTTCCAGTCTTCGTATTTAAAACAAGCCAATGAAATATGATCTAGTCACTGCATGCTATCTGACTGCTTCGCACTAGATTTTTGGCAGATTGCAACCATTCTTACCGTTCATTAGCCCTTTTCCAGGCATAGTACGATTTATCGACCACAAAAGCGCCAATCATCAAAGATAGATTAATTGGAACATATCTGGATTTATTGGGAAAACTTAGTAGTTTGGTGCGGCCTGGAAAAGGACCAATTAGGACACGCTCTTAAAAAGATAAACCGTTCACATAGAACTTACCACATTGCCAGTACATTGCACTCGCTTCACGCCGGCCAGCCCGCAGTCGG contains:
- the LOC134647861 gene encoding uncharacterized protein LOC134647861; translated protein: MLWLSVTLLAVFASVQGRAVNISNTWVLPEEGFPVFYRYFRDRISWYEADAVCQFHHANLVTVDTTAQYDAVRAYLKELDISSAVWVGLIRSNPDGDFTWTDYRGLSGEGYWSSAPDARSAPLCAAADPAADYRWEARACGGPTVASFICELPVPQWALGKDGCMVRALPALTALYLPESAAVQLTADCGLAGVKRVQCTGNVKREELLKELSCNEEDEPSTTPSLTSTSTIWSATDTTLTDQEVTTDELSTSDNIVTEEKEISNSPPHITETSTPFSLHSQPEISTPTKLSLNIQNYIRIPLDKEFNLEPIHSNDIPQPEHQETTFGKDHLHNIENNKSYQHRLLHDEMTRLGNSETIFTQPTDHFVPPLVMAKARISDDMTVLSLEEKHAQQIAEHQRLYNHNKIVEHISVTPSPDTTPNVISTTLIPTNVITEQKSTDTPVLIGSVTKETKSNVPKKYSEKHDSLKVKTYKLQKTVKLDSLSTLQPLKSEKVTETAITKLQTDSHSASEEDPSIDLTVIINEPGAGNGQQIFYSNHTNTLTRTEQVASMTNSSTKQPVMKSSTTEMPILTASPVTENEPQEPSSVTLNHEIIKITLINDNTSAENSSPIVFEVSTLVPLFNNQSANFSPSSTLSTVFGSNHTTSPAVSNNSATSTTVLTISNSSSTTQSSVENNSVRNSTSELTTAIHMLTNKDQNVSVTESPVTTPELITGTATLATTTLLVNENATEEVTKAVNMTAATTMNIEDSTPAQIEIFNHTDNFEGHENEEHDGEIIDDYQSPLLSAANEPLHRPRSRRPLPNPNRMKTFNPFRILG